The following proteins are encoded in a genomic region of Euhalothece natronophila Z-M001:
- a CDS encoding DEAD/DEAH box helicase, protein MTNDSPTPGTLVSSRDRAWVVLPSDNDQIIRLRPLSGNEEQICGIYRPLLEQNLESLSSTHFPLPDPNYIQDHKAGKLLMQSAQLSLRSGAGPFRCFGRLSVSPHPYQLVPLLMALRLDPVRLLIADDVGIGKTIEAGLIVRELRDRAEINRFAVLCPPQLCDQWQKELKQKFNLDAVVIRSGTASKLERSLPSGDHHLFSYYRHLIISLDYVKSERRRASFLTHHPELVIVDEAHTCTQRSDYSTTQQRHRLVRDLADDENLHLLLLTATPHSGIETAF, encoded by the coding sequence ATGACCAACGACTCCCCAACTCCAGGAACCCTTGTCTCTAGTCGCGATCGCGCTTGGGTAGTGCTTCCCAGTGACAATGACCAAATTATCCGCTTACGTCCTCTCAGTGGCAATGAGGAACAAATTTGTGGCATTTATCGCCCACTTTTAGAGCAAAACTTAGAAAGTCTCAGTTCGACTCATTTTCCCCTTCCTGATCCTAACTATATTCAAGATCATAAGGCGGGAAAACTCCTCATGCAGTCAGCCCAATTAAGTTTACGCAGTGGTGCTGGGCCTTTTCGTTGTTTTGGACGGTTGTCTGTAAGCCCTCATCCCTATCAGCTAGTTCCCTTACTAATGGCGTTAAGACTGGATCCAGTGCGGTTGCTGATTGCCGATGATGTAGGAATTGGGAAGACCATCGAAGCTGGCTTAATTGTTCGAGAATTGCGCGATCGCGCTGAAATTAACCGCTTTGCCGTTTTGTGTCCCCCTCAACTGTGCGATCAGTGGCAAAAGGAACTGAAACAGAAATTTAATCTCGATGCAGTAGTCATTCGTTCAGGAACCGCCTCTAAACTAGAACGCAGTCTCCCTTCTGGGGATCATCATCTCTTCAGCTACTACCGCCATCTGATCATCAGTCTTGACTATGTAAAATCAGAACGACGGCGGGCAAGTTTTCTGACTCATCATCCCGAATTAGTGATTGTAGATGAAGCCCATACCTGTACCCAACGCAGCGATTATAGCACCACTCAGCAACGCCATCGTCTAGTGCGAGATTTAGCTGATGATGAAAATTTACATTTACTCTTATTAACCGCAACCCCTCACAGTGGGATAGAAACAGCCTTTTAG
- a CDS encoding helicase-related protein — protein sequence MGLIKPEFEDFDLENLTESQRAHLAQHLIQRRRADVQDWITTTSFPERESLEKPYRLSPEYRKLFSTVYDFARGLVKTDSSQLSQAQQRGRYWSALAIIRCVMSSPAAAIATLKRQASKDLAVGNTSDVLDEQVAASYTYDPTDQEQAVDAPPTIVVEQGKQSYQEKDRRQLREFVRQAEQLQGKGDLKLERLYEIIEDLLPQGYQPIIWCRYISTANYLTEQLRQQFSKKKKKDSDLRIIGITGELSEDEREIRLDELITYPKRVLVATDCLSEGVNLQLYFNAVIHYDLPWNPNRLEQREGRIDRYGQTAQKVKCFLLYGQDNPVDGAVLDVLIRKAVNIHKTLGITVPVPLDSNDVSEAVFESLFEHAEQAQQLSLLELLDDQDTALLEVQKSWDRAVERERKNRSRFAQRSIKPEQVQAELEDSDRALGSNAQVENFVNTALERLNASLIKKRDSWRLPNIPACLVPVLGDRPRDITFTSPAPEGIEVIGRNHPLVETLAKTLLEEALESPENSVAARCGFTVTDLVNNPVFVLLLRGRYLIKQRRTSPLLAEECWLQGFTGVPSQAQWLTPEETETLFNQAKPVADYPRARKQQTLHRIIDRLEELTPSLEQFAHERAESISQSHQRVRSITKEGKVNVEPQLPLDILGVYILQPK from the coding sequence TTGGGACTAATTAAACCAGAGTTTGAAGACTTTGATCTCGAAAATCTCACTGAGTCTCAACGCGCCCACCTCGCCCAACATTTAATTCAACGGCGACGGGCAGATGTCCAAGACTGGATTACCACAACTTCTTTCCCCGAACGAGAATCCTTAGAAAAGCCCTATCGTCTTTCTCCAGAGTATCGAAAACTATTCAGCACTGTTTATGACTTTGCGCGAGGATTAGTTAAAACCGATTCCTCTCAACTCAGCCAAGCGCAACAACGGGGACGGTATTGGTCAGCTTTAGCAATTATTCGCTGTGTTATGTCTTCCCCTGCAGCAGCGATCGCGACTTTGAAACGTCAGGCGAGTAAAGATTTGGCAGTCGGGAATACTTCTGATGTTTTAGATGAACAAGTTGCAGCTAGTTATACTTATGATCCCACAGATCAAGAACAAGCTGTTGATGCACCGCCAACAATTGTGGTGGAACAGGGTAAACAAAGTTATCAGGAAAAAGATCGCCGACAGTTAAGGGAATTTGTGCGTCAAGCAGAACAACTACAGGGAAAAGGAGACTTGAAACTGGAACGGTTATATGAAATTATTGAAGACCTTCTCCCCCAAGGCTATCAACCAATTATTTGGTGTCGCTACATTAGCACTGCCAACTACCTTACCGAACAACTGCGTCAACAGTTCTCAAAGAAGAAAAAGAAAGACTCAGACTTGCGAATCATTGGAATTACAGGAGAACTCTCTGAAGACGAACGAGAAATTCGCTTAGACGAATTAATCACATATCCAAAACGGGTATTAGTCGCCACTGACTGTTTAAGCGAAGGAGTCAACCTGCAACTTTATTTTAATGCGGTCATTCACTATGATTTACCTTGGAATCCTAACCGCTTAGAACAACGGGAAGGACGCATTGACCGTTATGGGCAAACAGCGCAGAAAGTAAAATGCTTCCTCCTTTATGGACAGGATAACCCAGTAGATGGAGCAGTGCTAGATGTTTTGATTCGCAAAGCAGTCAACATCCATAAAACCTTGGGAATTACTGTCCCTGTTCCTTTAGATAGCAATGATGTTTCAGAAGCCGTGTTTGAATCCTTATTTGAACACGCTGAACAAGCCCAACAGTTGTCATTACTGGAACTGCTAGATGACCAAGATACCGCCTTGTTAGAAGTGCAGAAAAGTTGGGATCGTGCCGTAGAAAGAGAACGGAAAAACCGATCGCGCTTTGCCCAGCGTAGCATCAAACCTGAACAAGTCCAAGCTGAACTCGAAGACAGCGATCGCGCTTTAGGGAGCAACGCACAAGTTGAAAATTTTGTCAATACTGCGTTAGAAAGATTAAACGCCAGTTTGATCAAAAAACGGGATAGTTGGCGACTCCCAAATATTCCTGCTTGTTTAGTTCCCGTATTGGGAGATCGCCCGAGGGATATTACTTTTACCTCCCCCGCACCCGAAGGGATTGAAGTGATTGGACGGAATCATCCCCTAGTAGAAACCCTAGCTAAAACCCTTTTAGAAGAAGCCTTAGAAAGCCCAGAAAATTCAGTAGCAGCGCGATGTGGCTTTACGGTTACTGATCTCGTTAACAACCCCGTATTTGTTCTCCTGTTGCGAGGACGATATTTAATCAAACAACGAAGAACTTCCCCCTTACTAGCTGAAGAATGCTGGTTACAAGGCTTTACAGGAGTTCCTTCTCAAGCGCAATGGTTAACGCCAGAAGAGACAGAAACCTTATTTAATCAAGCTAAACCTGTCGCAGACTATCCTCGCGCACGGAAACAACAAACTCTTCATCGAATTATTGATCGCCTAGAGGAATTAACCCCTAGTTTAGAACAATTTGCCCATGAACGTGCTGAAAGTATTTCTCAATCCCATCAACGGGTTCGCAGCATTACCAAAGAAGGAAAAGTGAACGTTGAACCACAGTTACCGTTAGATATTTTAGGGGTTTATATTCTACAGCCCAAATAA